A stretch of the Chlorobiota bacterium genome encodes the following:
- a CDS encoding PQQ-binding-like beta-propeller repeat protein, whose protein sequence is MKKFKNIFFSLYLISIIFISCSNPNSDSKYHYVSTAKDSALWGAKLRTVWKIKRETGFASWPGLNDVAPLTIENKVIFLYHNFVHCVNSETGETIWKERNPIVDTIYSLSNHANEMVLENDRLYIIGNSGVYCRNVNNGSLIWSNYPIVIPDIDWIKNGISDDAIFITSHSPFDPNILIKISKADGKTVWSVGGLIGDFGEDKTASWPGPPCYYNGVVYVGATIFPGNGPIIYNGSVAAFDAVSGKRLWRKLIPNPDSSTIGYYNWKSLSSNKSSFIIYGMNNGIIVPGGQAVIKMDFNGNIIWRKVIHIDGSVDQFQQNPLMYKGNYFVFNNGDGANCYVYSLNLETNNTNWIEYLKSDPKEQSTVINWAAQIDSSNNTLYKLTDGFELFGIDITTGKILWSTFLSTCELEDGESIMYTGGYKVDGKRIYLTNRKSLLCMEKVDSL, encoded by the coding sequence ATGAAAAAATTTAAAAATATCTTTTTTAGTTTGTATCTAATTTCAATAATTTTTATTTCATGTTCGAACCCTAATTCAGACTCTAAATATCATTATGTATCAACTGCAAAAGATTCAGCTCTTTGGGGTGCAAAACTAAGAACAGTATGGAAAATTAAAAGAGAAACTGGTTTTGCAAGTTGGCCTGGTTTGAATGATGTAGCTCCATTAACCATCGAGAATAAAGTAATTTTTTTATATCATAACTTTGTTCATTGTGTAAACAGTGAAACTGGAGAAACAATTTGGAAAGAAAGAAATCCTATAGTGGATACTATATATTCATTAAGCAATCATGCAAATGAAATGGTCCTTGAAAATGACAGACTTTATATTATTGGGAATTCAGGAGTTTATTGCAGAAATGTAAATAATGGGAGTTTAATTTGGTCAAATTACCCCATAGTAATTCCTGATATAGATTGGATTAAGAATGGCATATCTGATGATGCTATATTTATAACATCTCATTCTCCTTTCGATCCAAATATCCTAATAAAGATTTCTAAAGCAGATGGTAAAACTGTTTGGAGTGTAGGTGGGTTGATAGGAGATTTTGGAGAAGACAAAACCGCAAGTTGGCCTGGTCCACCCTGTTATTATAACGGAGTTGTTTATGTTGGAGCAACTATATTCCCAGGTAATGGTCCAATTATATATAATGGTTCAGTTGCTGCATTTGATGCTGTTTCAGGAAAAAGACTTTGGAGAAAATTGATCCCAAATCCTGATAGCTCAACAATTGGTTATTATAATTGGAAATCTTTAAGTAGTAATAAAAGTTCCTTTATTATATATGGCATGAATAATGGAATAATTGTTCCTGGTGGTCAAGCAGTTATTAAAATGGATTTCAATGGAAATATCATTTGGAGAAAAGTTATTCATATTGATGGATCAGTAGATCAATTTCAACAAAATCCATTGATGTATAAAGGAAATTATTTTGTTTTTAATAATGGAGATGGTGCTAATTGTTATGTTTACTCATTAAACCTTGAAACAAATAATACTAATTGGATAGAATACCTTAAATCAGACCCAAAAGAACAAAGTACGGTAATTAATTGGGCTGCACAAATAGATAGCTCAAATAATACTTTGTATAAACTTACAGATGGGTTTGAATTATTCGGTATTGATATTACAACTGGTAAAATTTTATGGTCCACATTTTTAAGCACTTGTGAGTTAGAGGATGGTGAATCTATTATGTATACAGGGGGTTATAAGGTTGATGGAAAGAGAATCTACTTAACAAATCGAAAATCATTATTATGTATGGAAAAAGTTGATTCATTATAA